The nucleotide window ttgtctcataaattaaataaaacgaaatgagcagagaagaatgacatcctatgttttaaaaatggcgctgcatgtaaataacggttttcccgcttttcttttgactttttccagaattttcatCATCATTGATTCATCACCGATAACTTCGTAGCGAAGTGTGCACACTGTGGAAAGAAGAAGCTAACAATGACATACATGCTCGTCTcgttttttaagtttaaagtaATTTGTTTGGTGGTCATCGAAACAAATGTGTCttcaaataaacattttataacaTAGCAGTCTACAAAATAAAACGGCACGAGTTCTGCTGTCTAAAATATCGTTAGTTTGTGACATTCTTTCGCTCAGGTGGCATCTCCCTACTGAATGTCATTCTGAAATAAATGGCGCTGATTTACAAGTTCGTAAAATTCCTGAAGCTAAAAATGTCCAGTGAAAGCGAGCAGTATTATAGCGAGGAAGCGGAGGATTCTGTAGTTAACAACTCGAGTTTGGGTGAGTAATTGATGAAGCGGATTAGGTTTGGTGCCCAGTGCATATCGTTTACTTAACATGCAATACAGGCCGATCAAGAAAGTCCTCGCGACGCAGCAAATCCTCGCGCCCTAGTAGCGTTGGCGTGGTTATAGATAAAACGGAATCAGAAGAGGAGGAGTCCCAGTCAAGTGAGTCAGCGGAATCTGAAGAGGCCGGTGAATCCGAGAACTCACAAAATTCCCAGGAGTCTGAAGTCTCTGATGATGACAGCGTTCGTCCTCCCGCCAGAAACACTAAGAGGAAGCTCTTGGGAATCTCCTCCGATACCGAAGATGAAGACGACGAGCTAGAACAGCGCGCTTTATCTCCCAGCACTCGCTTGAGCATCACTGGGGTGCGACCTCAGGATCTCAGCTATGAGGACAGCGAAATCGAGTACAGCGATGGGTTGCAGGAGGCGCCTCTGGAAGCAAAAACTGGCGAATCGGTCGTTCCGCGCCACACCACCCAGTTTGCTGATAATATACAGAACGCCCTCCACTCCACGCTCGGTGCTGCGGCTTCTGAGGTCTTGGACGACTCCAGTGGCAGTGATGTGCTCATACTAAGCAACAAAGAGGCACCAATCGAGATACTTTCCAGCACAGACGACGATGCTAGCACCAATAAGGAAAACCTGACAGGTCCGCCATTTGTACGCCCATCTAAGTCTTTCTCGCCCAGAAGCAGTGCTGGTGCTCCGGTGGTCAAGACAAGCAAGAAACTCAGTCAGCCAACAATACACGCGGTTCTTAAGCAAAAGACATCTCCTGCCGCTCCACGTCGATCTCGTATTAAGAGCGAGGACCAGAAGGTGGTCAGCCAGGTGGTCTACGATGAAGAGATGCgtaagttggccaaaaagcgcGTTCAGCTAAGCGATGCGGAGAAGCTATTCGAGAAAGTGGAGCACAAGCTGCCCGACAAGGGCAGCCAGATTAGAAAGCGCATTGACACCCTGCGCCGTGAGCTGGAAGTGGCCGCACAATCTGCAAACGGACTAACGGTTGAGCCGAGTAGTATGTCTGCAGTCAAAGTGGTCAAGTCAACATTGAATCCGCCCAGAGCTCCGTCCATCGATACTCCTGACTGGGATGAGTTGTCGGAGgctgtcaatgaaatcaaaccTGTCTATACGGGTGCCCAAGGAATGGCCACGTTTAACAACCAGAAGGCACTGACCCTGGAATCGCTAAAGGTAAGGAAAATAGGGCTGACAAGTTAGTTCTGTGAATTATAGTCTTAGGAGATATTTTCCAATCCTCTGCCATTATCGGAAAACCTTAAAACCGACGACTATATTTTACCTCTTGTTCATGTGATGAGTCAGAACGGATATCTGAGAAGCGTGCTCATACTGGGAGCTGCTGGGCACGAGTTACTGAGCGGCGGCTGTTCAAGAGCAGGCCATGATTAAAACTTCGAATACTGATTAATTGATTCgggcaaatttattttagatatCTGGACAGCAATTAATGGTTGTTTTTCTAGGACCTCCACGTCTCACTCAAGGACCTCCCTGGACCCGAAGTGCTCGCGGAAGATCCTATGGGCCTGAAAGTATCGCTTATGAACCACCAAAAGCACGCCTTAGCCTGGATGTCCTGGCGCGAATGTAAACTACCTCGGGGAGGAATCCTGGCCGACGATATGGGTTTAGGCAAGACTCTAACAATGATCTCATCTGTCCTTGCGTGCAAAAATCGCCAAGAGGGCAAAGATGacagcagcgacagcgaccGTGAGGATgataaaaagcgaaaaagcgtGGTCGGATGGAAATCCAAGGGCCGTAAAGATAGTAAGTGTCGTAGTAAGGGTGCTTGTGATTCCCCTAAATTAAATAGCATCATATTAGtggagtttattttaaattgttttacattttccagCACATAGGGGCGGCACATTGGTGGTGTGCCCTGCCAGCTTGCTGCGTCAGTGGGAGAGCGAGGTGGAATCCAAGGTTTCACGTAATAAACTGACCGTTTGCGTGCATCATGGCAAAAATAGGGCGCCGAAGGGAAAGCACCTTCGAACTTACGACATTGTGGTGACAACCTACCAAATTGTGGCGCGAGAGCACAAGAGCTTGAGTGCTGTGTTCGGCGTCAAGTGGCGTCGGATCATATTGGACGAGGCACACGTGGTGCGTAATCACAAATCGCAGTCGTCATTGGCGGTGTGTGATTTACGGGGCAAATATCGTTGGGCTTTGACTGGCACTCCCATACAAAACAAGGAGCTGAATGTATTTGCCCTACTGAAGTTCCTGCGCTGCTCGCCTTTTGATGATTTAAACACGTGGAAGAAGTGGATTGACAACAAGAGTGCTGGAGGGCAAAATCGTCTTAATCTTTTAATGAAGTCACTAATGCTGAGGCGCACGAAAGCACAGTTGCAATCGGATGGCAAGCTGAACAGCTTGCCAAATAAAGAGTTGCGCCTGATCGAGATCTCGCTGGACAAAGAGGAGATGAATGTTTACCAAACTGTAATGACTTATTCGAGAACACTGTTCGCTCAGTTTCTCCATCAGCGCGCCGAGAGAGAAACGGATTTTAATTACAGAAGCGATgccaataattaaattaaagatcCCAATGGGGCATATTACAAAATGCACGAAAAGTTTGCCAGAATGGCCGGAAGTAAAAGGGAGGTAAAATCTCATGATATATTGGTGTTATTGCTGCGTCTTCGACAAATTTGCTGCCATCCTGGGCTTATCGATGCGGTGAGTTgaactaaaaaaataattacacttCCATAAGTTAATTTGTAtaatcaaattgtttttagaTGTTGGATGGAGAGGAATCCCAGAGTATGAGAGACCACGGTTCTGACAGCGATACACCGGAAATTGACTTGCTAGCCCAGCTTAATAAACTCGCAATTACGGACACCTTGACGGAAGGTCAGCTTTCGTTTGCCAATGCAGGTGACGACGGTCCTCCGCTGTTGCCAGATGAAGCCCGCATTGCCAAGGCCTCCAAAAATCTGCTGAAGCGCAGTAATCCAGTATTTAACCTGCGACGTCCCTCTTCGAAAATTAACATGGTGGTACAAATCCTTAAGACTTCGATCTTAAAAAGCTCGGACGACAAAGCAATTGTAGTATCGCAGTGGACTTCAGTCTTAGACATTCTTCGGGAACATTTGAGTAAGGATGGTATGACGACCCTATCTTTAAACTAGGGTTGTTgataatatatcaatatatcgatattttttcctgaaaatgatatattcatatcgtgatattttttttgaacaaatatcgatattgcgatattttttgttgatatttttttgatattttccctTCGTTCACTCTGATTTCCAAAGCGATACCGAGTAAAAGTGCACGTgttaaaatgaacataaaatccaattacactGATAAAAAAACGGGACTGCAAAGGGCAAACTCTGCGACcgaattattaatacaacTGGAAACTCTTCAAAGTTGTCTTTGCACCTTAAGAAGCCGAATGacagacacacatataacACAACGAGTCTTCCTAAAATCACCTAATTCTAAGTACTGGTAGcattataatatgaaatttatataaacacaacGTATTACTATctgcattataaatataatatccatgcatttaaataaaaacaagagagaacgctacagTGGGCGTTAAGGTGGTAACTATGTCTCTGGAacctgtatgcttaatctcaactttctagcttttgtagttcctgagatctcgacgttcatacggacggacatggccatatcgactcggctattgatcctgattaagaatatatatactttatatggtcggaagcactttcgggtataaaaataatgttcataagacactttaattttatttattgtgggaaaaaaaattttattaaaacaaaaatatatcaaaaatatcaaatatgtcgatatttttttgtgatattttaaatattctcatcattttgttttgataaaaaaaaatatcatcgaTACGATAGTTTTTTAATATCACGACATCCctacttaccacctcaaaaacaaattttagctgttacaatttatttatgaaccaaataaagtttgtctcataaattaattaaaacgaaatgagcagagaagaatgacatcctatgttttaaaaatggcgctgcatgtaaataacggttttcccgcttttcttttgactttttccagaattttcttgttctaacggagcccgagacctttccaacgaatgcaaaaccgttgaaatcggctcatgcgttctggagttataatcattcaccaaactggttctctatttttatatatatagataaacCTGACCAGTTGTAATATTAAATAGATTATGACGtaaagaaacataaatatatgatgTAATTCAAATGAAACTATTCATCGAAAAATTATTCAAGGTTAGAAAAACAGCTGAGCTCGTAaacaattgaaacaaaatacaaaatttcatatatttactTGACGTCACTCGTAACAATTCCTCTTTTTGACAAatgcagagaaaaaaaaaattgcatgcGCTTCGTGCAtattgttttgccaaaaagaCATCAAGAAACAGCGTCTAGATGAGCCCTTCGTGTCGATACCTATACTCCGAGCTATATGCTTCGCACCTTTCAATTGCggaaattatattattatacccgttactcgtaaagtaaaagggtatactagattcgttgaaaagtatgtaacaggcagaagaaagctcggaaacgctttcttataaagtatatatattcttgatcaggatcaatagccgagtcgatctggccatgtccgtctgtccgtccgtctgtctgtccgtatgaacgtcgagatctcaggaactacaaacgctagaaaattgagattaagcatactgactccttagacatagacgcagcgcaagtttgtcgattcatgttgccacgcccactctaacgcccacaaaccgcgcaaaactgccacgcctacacttttgaaaaatgttttgatattttttcatttttgtattagtcttctaaatttctatcgatttgccaaaaaactttttgccacgcctactctagcgcccacaaaccgccaaaaactgtcagtgcagaagactccttcgcactttcactagctgagtaacgggtatcagatagacggggaactcgactatagcgttctctcttgtttttatacccgtttctcgtcgagtaaggggtataagGGGtatagggtatactagattctgTGAAAAGTATCTAACAGGCAGAAataagcgtttccgaccatataaactatatatattcttgatcaggatgaATAGCGAAATcatctagccatgtccgtccgtctgtctgtccgcaTGAACGTGAATATCTCAGAAACTACATAAGCTAGAAATTTGAGATTAGACATGCAGatttcagagacatagacacagcgcaagtttgttaaattatgttgccacgcccacaaatgcccacaaaccgcccagaACTGCCATCCCCacacttttttaaaatattttgatatatttaatttttttttttattttgaattttttttggtagtcttgtatttctatcaatttttttgctacgcccacaaatcgccaacattttaaattttgttattcatattttatccATATTTAACTTACCTTCAGCATCTGTAAGTTCATTGATAATTCTcattttatacccgttattcgtatTCGGGTTCTAACGCCCACAtcccgcccaaagctgccagtgttgaagactctcatTCGCACTTCGCAGTagcgggtatcagatagttcCCCCCTTCAAGAAACACAATAGTagtgtattattatattcccTGCCCTATCCGTGTCAACGAGATCtttgaaactataaaagctgaaTGGTTGCTAGAAAGCTGAGATTAAGCATGTAGATTTTTGGTAAAACTTACGCTTGTGTTCTTGTAAAGctgttaaatatatttatggtaCGGCTGTCAATTGTTTTTCCCTGTTACTGCCTCGACTGGAAACAGAATCGGATTTTAAATGCACTATACTGCGCTCAACTCGCAGGTTATGGAGTCTAGGTTTTAGTCACCATTTTGAGCatcacaatttattttataaacaaattatgtaAGTGGAGTGTTCATTGTCACCTTTCTTTACTCGATTATCTTTTTACaaacttttgaataaaatatttaaaacaagtgaaatttcaaaaattgtatGTGTTGACCGAAAAGTTGTAGGGATAAGCCTAGGAAAATTCTAGTgaagccaaaagaaaaatccgataataaaaacagttttttgttctttatgTTAAGACATGTAATAACCCACTTCTTCAGTGAATGCAACACACTTTAGGGCTTTTGGTTGAAGTCAATATATTACTTATATCGTTAGAATAATAAGTAGTCCTGCCGTTGAAACACCGTGTCGCTCGGTCGTCCGTACTCGAATCGTCTGTCATCGGCTCAGCCATCAGTGTGCGCCAGGTGTCAACGTACCGTCGTCGCACTTCCGATGCTTGGTCGTTGACAATGCCGGTCGCCACATCCCTTCTTTTTTAACGAGTTATAGCTTTAACGGCGTGAGGGGCCTGATGGATTCCGATGTTTCCTCCTGTGGGGTGTCCTGTGGAGTTCGATTTCTACAATGTTATTCTTTCTTCCTAACACAGTAAATTCCGTCTTGTCGAAGTTTGATGTAAGTTTGTTCGGAAACACtatattcttaaaaaatacattatcGATATCGATTTCCTTTGCCCATCTTTTTTTGTCGGCTGTCTGCTTTCcgttacattttttaattatgtcttAATTTCTTTCCCCTGAGTCTAAGACTCGCTCGTTTATCTCCCCGATGCCTGATATTTTGTCACGGATAACCCTGTTGAACATATGtattggaaatggaggagtaaATCGCGAGGCGatttagttaaagtttaattttttttgttttattttacatattcGGAAATGAACACCAGAAGAAGGAAGTttccagaaaaacaaaaagaacagatTCAGTTCAGTGTTACCAAATTTCAGTAAATGgttgttgccaaattaatatttttagtatttcaatACTCCTTCTCAACAACATATTCAGAAACAATTCATTTcagttatacattttaaaagcttGTTTTTCTGtaggttttttgttaatatatctGATAACAAGtcatttgtacatatgtattttacatcaatttcttttttgaaaTAAAGTTCCCTAACATAGTGGTACTTTATGTCGATATGCTTACTTCTATTATGTAATACTGGATTCTTAGCTAAACATAAAGCACTCTGATTAtcgcaaaaaattaaaattgagtgATCTATCAAAAAACCCATTTCCTTCAgaaacttttttataaatactgCTTCTCTTGCTGCAATGGACAATGCAACATATTCGGTCTCCGTGCTGGATAATGCCACCAGACTTTGCTTCTTGGACTCCCAGGATATTGGACCAGCTGCGTTTATGAAGACATATCCACTGTAGGATTTACGATCCGATGTGTCATTTCCCCAATCTGCGTCGACGTAGCCATGAATCGGTTTACCTGTTGATTGATAATAAAGCTTTAAGTTTGAGGTGCCCTTCAAATACCTTAGTATACGCTTGGCAGCGACTTCATGCTCCATATGTGGGTTCACATTTCTTTAAGCCAATTTTGCAACTGAATGCATTATATCTGGCCTGGTTGTAATTGCCAAATACATTAGTGATCCTATAAGTGATTGGTAGTTATTTTCGTAAACAGACTTGCAGTTAGGATCAGTACACTTAACTTGGAAAATTGCCTCCAAAGGCGTTGCTACCGATTTGCAATCTAACATGCCCCAGGTGTGTAGCATACTCTCGATATATGTCTTGTGACCTATGCATATGGATCCAGTTTCACCTTCTCGCTCAACTTCGATGCTTAAGAAATGATTAGGCTCCCCGCTATCTACTACTTTAAACTCTTTGGCAATTGACTCTTTTATAccaatcaaatcatttttacatGAGCTTGCATAAGAAGATCGTCGACATATActgcaattatattaatattgtcCTTCTCATTGCGTGTGTACACACACGACTCGCTGGCACAAGAAACAAAGTCCAGTTTTTGCAAGACTTTATTGAGCTTGGCGTTCCACTCTCTACCGCTCTATTTTAGTCCGTAAATTGACttctttgttatttattctCAAAACTTTTCCATGATGCTTATCATCAAATCCATCGGGTTGCTTCATATAGACTTCTGCGCTCAATTCGCTATTTAAGTAAGCTGTCGATACATCCATCTGATGTAG belongs to Drosophila teissieri strain GT53w unplaced genomic scaffold, Prin_Dtei_1.1 Segkk118_quiver_pilon_scaf, whole genome shotgun sequence and includes:
- the LOC122625492 gene encoding transcription termination factor 2-like, whose protein sequence is MALIYKFVKFLKLKMSSESEQYYSEEAEDSVVNNSSLGRSRKSSRRSKSSRPSSVGVVIDKTESEEEESQSSESAESEEAGESENSQNSQESEVSDDDSVRPPARNTKRKLLGISSDTEDEDDELEQRALSPSTRLSITGVRPQDLSYEDSEIEYSDGLQEAPLEAKTGESVVPRHTTQFADNIQNALHSTLGAAASEVLDDSSGSDVLILSNKEAPIEILSSTDDDASTNKENLTGPPFVRPSKSFSPRSSAGAPVVKTSKKLSQPTIHAVLKQKTSPAAPRRSRIKSEDQKVVSQVVYDEEMRKLAKKRVQLSDAEKLFEKVEHKLPDKGSQIRKRIDTLRRELEVAAQSANGLTVEPSSMSAVKVVKSTLNPPRAPSIDTPDWDELSEAVNEIKPVYTGAQGMATFNNQKALTLESLKDLHVSLKDLPGPEVLAEDPMGLKVSLMNHQKHALAWMSWRECKLPRGGILADDMGLGKTLTMISSVLACKNRQEGKDDSSDSDREDDKKRKSVVGWKSKGRKDTHRGGTLVVCPASLLRQWESEVESKVSRNKLTVCVHHGKNRAPKGKHLRTYDIVVTTYQIVAREHKSLSAVFGVKWRRIILDEAHVVRNHKSQSSLAVCDLRGKYRWALTGTPIQNKELNVFALLKFLRCSPFDDLNTWKKWIDNKSAGGQNRLNLLMKSLMLRRTKAQLQSDGKLNSLPNKELRLIEISLDKEEMNVYQTVMTYSRTLFAQFLHQRAERETDFNYRSDANN